A single region of the Theileria annulata chromosome 4, complete sequence, *** SEQUENCING IN PROGRESS *** genome encodes:
- a CDS encoding MAC/perforin, putative (SMART MACPF (SM00457) at aa 179-364, E()=9.11-01): MMTNNINNEFDHGCPGLGIYSLYPFYVIDYLGVGYDSIYANSVGGDSTLLDPGYRAPIIEFAWRKNSEGYSPTLGSLHPVGGWVRPVFSCSRSTKINEISNLEELKDSLSASTKLNGDIPENSFTGSLEYKNAVMNSKYACNFLHDFRSKRQKIYNKTEQCVRYQVGIPLNLKWEYTEYFNHIVSKLPVLSSKLIENCNIDNKLNLSDEECKSIKPWIKFFEVFGTHFNNQLTLGIYIVVYCGKINQTMVFDSSTLEGLKKKGIDIEAEVRTELGSENGKLNLDMSGSKARLDEIGQKKMYVIGGKMPNFPMDDNEFAHWAETVAENPMPIGVVSTSLKTLIKPALHPSYDQALHQYAILNGISYEKLKMITGNSIELSKEIENGTTIVSWNNNNKIKCPTGSKTLMGISLIFGGEKLLGVKYCKSKMKECIIPTYENVENSLSWITCTYGLQPEVQQVTKISKKDDKNIELECPNHSMIQIGLVIVTVDGVISSTKECEYGSKSCKYDLVDNETSYIWALCYSHLEKVNKLQLKILISSISNDAKISCSDGYKIITGHVSYFPEKDTSNFDDTEPCMKHTQSCSSKSNKKSIIFALCKSSLY; encoded by the exons ATGATGAcaaataacattaataacGAGTTTGATCATGGCTGTCCTGGTCTTGGTATTTATTCATTGTATCCATTTTATGTCATAGACTACCTTGGAGTTGGTTATGATTCAATTTACGCAAATTCGGTTGGCGGTGATTCTACTTTGTTAGACCCAGGATATAGAGCTCCTATAATAGAATTTGCATGGAGAAAGAACTCGGAAGGATACTCTCCTACTTTAGGATCATTGCACCCAGTAGGTGGATGGGTCAGACCTGTTTTTTCATGTAGTAGATCAACTAAA ataaatgAAATAAGCAACTTGGAAGAACTTAAGGATTCGTTATCAGCAAGTACTAAATTGAATGGAGATATTCCAGAAAATTCATTTACTGGTTCCTTGGAATACAAAAACGCCGTTATGAACTCAAAGTATGCATGCAATTTTTTACATGATTTTAGATCAAAAAGGCAGAAGATATACAATAAAACTGAGCAGTGCGTTAGATATCAAGTCGGAATTCCCTTAAATTTAAAGTG gGAGTACACtgaatattttaaccaCATTGTTTCCAAGCTTCCAGTCTTAAGctctaaattaattgaaaaCTGTAAcattgataataaattgaatttgTCTGATGAAGAATGTAAGTCTATTAAGCCGTGgattaaattttttgaGGTGTTTGGGACTCATTTTAATAACCAGCTTACTCTTGGTATATACATTGTAgtatatt GTGGTAAAATAAACCAAACAATGGTATTTGATTCTTCAACTTTAGAAGGACTTAAGAAAAAGGGAATAGATATAGAAGCTGAGGTTAGAACTGAATTGGGTTCAGAAAATGGCAAGTTGAATCTAGACATGAGTGGTTCAAAAGCTAGGCTTGATGAAATTGGTCAAAAGAAAATGTATGTGATAGGTGGTAAAATGCCTAATTTCCCAATGGatgataatgaatttgCACACTGGGCAGAAACTGTAGCTGAAAATCCAATGCCAATTGGAGTTGTTTCAACTAGTTTAAAGACATTAATCAAACCGGCTTTGCACCCATCTTATGACCAAGCCCTACACCAGTATGCTATACTGAACGGGATAAgttatgaaaaattaaagatgATAACCGGTAATTCAATTGAACTTTCGAAAGAG ATTGAAAATGGTACTACGATTGTTTCATGGAAcaacaataataaaatcaaatgtCCTACTGGTTCAAAAACCCTCATGGGCATTTCCCTTATTTTCGGGGGTGAAAAGTTACTAGGAGTCAAATATTGCAAATctaaaat GAAAGAGTGTATAATTCCAACATATGAAAACGTAGAGAACTCACTTAGCTGGATAACTTGTACTTATGGGTTACAACCCGAAGTTCAACAAGTAACAAAGATATCCAAAAAGGATGAT aAAAACATTGAACTAGAGTGCCCGAATCACTCAATGATACAAATCGGATTAGTGATTGTTACAGTTGACGGAGTAATTTCATCAACAAAGGAGTGTGAATACG GAAGTAAATCTTGCAAATATGATCTTGTTGATAATGAAACTTCTTACATTTGGGCACTATGTTATTCACATTTGGAAAAAGTTAATAAG CTTcaactaaaaattttaatttccaGTATATCTAACGATGCAAAAATTTCATGCTCAGATGgttacaaaattattactg GGCATGTTTCATATTTTCCAGAAAAGGACACTTCAAACTTTGACGACACAGAACCCTGCATGAAACACACTCAAAGTTGCTCTtctaaatcaaataaaaaGAGCATAATCTTTGCATTGTGTAAATCATCATTATATTAA
- a CDS encoding DNA-directed RNA polymerase I, second largest subunit, putative (Tap349h10.p1c.cand.121 - score = 125.29;~SMART pfam:RNA_pol_Rpb2_1 (PF04563) at aa 10-274, E()=4.40e-15; pfam:RNA_pol_Rpb2_3 (PF04565) at aa 492-561, 3.30e-27; pfam:RNA_pol_Rpb2_6 (PF00562) at aa 746-1137, E()=3.10e-112; pfam:RNA_pol_Rpb2_7 (PF04560) at aa 1139-1209, E()=1.90e-12;~1 probable transmembrane helix predicted for TA07900 by TMHMM2.0 at aa 236-258), giving the protein MPEINQNRLNISESHVESFNTFIDHYSFNMVNNIPPVYITHNPDPLKSFLNPKDIPYYLKVSIISLKIGYPTRPGSECIGTSQKMYPRHAKTTHTTYEAPLIVTFGVKFFESESIITKEVPVGHIPIMVRSNRCNLKVKFVDKKFTGLSGEEMIKQGEDLDEPGGYFIIRGNEKMIRQLIVPRSNYPIAFKSESNSQKNVLFTEYSIFMRCQSDLDGTCVSNYLHLTINKRCMFRVIVRNSVVLVPLFLLLRALLPLISEDEFKRKLLENCSNNQEMTILYHRIFLDMAQCDPVLSDIDFIQNRYLYRLGKACWNQVSQYLHPGSTFEECAQHLIKYFVIIHAKSNLDKFRTLLFMFNKLVNLSNGNIQSESYDSFAFQEIMLAGQSYSCILKESLYLCLTRIRTVYNLEINNFLSHLKGKRGFKRNFTGVGKPEILDQDLEEEMIRKFMNSVNLFNFAINKVAPEVTKKIHHFLSTGNAFNTHYELNQSTGFAIVLDRINYHRFSSHLRSIHRGNIFMKMRSTQVRKLLGETWGFICPVHTPDGAPCGLLLHLSQYAKAVTTPNKPSYLNSIKSFLKSQRLHNTGSTNKVNGGNDRIPLVVDGIPVAYVDVEEVEEFYDKLRTAKNLEKFGMCKHFETCAMRDKFGVFSSIYIMTFPGRLVRPVRNIKDNQIELIGPITQLWSTIAINEYELNKSHNKLLSLQSNPSAMNKVQVPKVVKSLKDNELDNCPVLYEYVELDMCCILSLSASLTPFSNHNQSPRNMYQCQMLKQSVGIPFHSQFYRSEVKTYVLTSLQRPLVATKEYEKMGFQDYPTGVNCVVAIIAHSGFDMEDAMILNKASVDRGLFNSFIYKSKVVDLNSQYSSNKERGGTVEYFNNMDKDSKLIVKKLDFDGLPRLGEKLTKNSPFYRIEEKGKNNIMNDRVVKYTDEPAIVDQITLVGKSDLTVGDKISCPGLKHDRAIIKLRVLRSPIVGDKFASRHGQKGILSAVWPTEDMPFLENGIVPDVIFNPHGLPSRMTIGKLIEGMAGKVASIYGKPQDSTCFQTYYSENNDKGNEEMEEVDVVDYFGKSLISAGYEYYGTESMYCGTLGTEIQTHIFVGLIYYQRLRHMVSDKAQVRATGPVDTITKQPVKGRKNLGGIRFGEMERDALIAHGTANLLQDRLLHCSDAHMAYVCPKCGSILSPSISSLEANTKRQVSICTICQVNCKLVTIPYVLR; this is encoded by the exons ATGCCAGAAATAAACCAAAATAGATTAAATATTTCAGAATCTCATGTTGAGAGCTTCAACACATTTATTGATCATTATTCTTTCAATATGGTCAATAATATACCTCCAGTTTATATCACACATAATCCAGATCCATTAAAGTCCTTTTTAAACCCAAAAGATATACCTTACT atttaaaaGTTAGTATAATATCGCTAAAAATAGGATATCCAACAAGACCAGGCTCAGAATGTATAGGAACAAGCCAGAAGATGTACCCAAGGCACGCAAAAACAACCCATACAACATATGAAGCTCCACTGATCGTGACGTTCGGGGTCAAGTTTTTCGAATCTGAATCTATAATCACAAAGGAAGTACCAGTAGGACATATTCCGATAATGGTCAGATCAAATAGATGTAATTTGAAAG TAAAGTTCGTTGATAAAAAGTTTACAGGTTTATCTGGAGAAGAGATGATCAAACAGGGAGAAGATTTAGACGAACCAGGAggatattttataattagaGGAAATGAAAAGATGATAAGACAACTTATAGTTCCAAGATCCAACTATCCAATCGCATTTAAATCGGAATCAAATTCACAAAAGAATGTTTTATTCACAGAATACTCAATATTTATGAGATGCCAATC GGATTTGGATGGTACATGCGTCTCTAACTACCTACACCTAACAATCAATAAAAGGTGTATGTTCAGAGTTATCGTGAGGAACTCAGTAGTTCTGGTTCCACTGTTTTTGCTGCTGAGAGCATTGTTGCCGTTAATAAGCGAGGATGAATTCAAGCGAAAACTGTTGGAAAACTGCTCAAATAACCAGGAAATGACAATACTGTATCACAGAATATTCCTAGATATGGCACAATGTGACCCAGTACTATCGGATATAGACTTTATACAAAACAGG tACCTGTACCGGTTGGGGAAGGCTTGCTGGAATCAAGTAAGCCAATATTTACACCCAGGCTCAACCTTTGAAGAATGCGCACAGCATctgataaaatatttcGTCATTATACATGCAAAATCTAACCTTGATAAGTTCCGCACACTACTATTCATGTTCAATAAATTAGTCAACTTGTCGAACGGTAATATTCAG AGTGAGAGTTATGATTCATTTGCATTCCAAGAGATCATGCTAGCAGGACAGTCGTATTCATGTATTTTGAAGGAGAGCCTATACCTCTGCCTGACGAGAATAAGGACAGTGTACAACCTAgaaatcaataattttttgaGTCATTTGAAAG GTAAAAGGGGATTCAAGAGGAATTTTACAGGAGTGGGAAAACCTGAAATTTTAGACCAGGATTTAGAAGAGGAAATGATAAGAAAGTTTATGAACTCAGTGAACCTGTTCAACTTCGCAATTAACAAAGTAGCACCTGAAGTAACCAAAAAGATACATCACTTCCTATCAACAGGAAATGCATTCAACACCCACTATGAACTAAATCAGAGTACAGGGTTCGCCATTGTTTTGGATAGGATTAACTATCATAGGTTCTCAAGCCACTTGAGGTCAATACACAGAGGGAACATATTCATGAAGATGCGTTCAACACAAGTAAGGAAACTGTTGGGAGAAACTTGGGGCTTCATATGTCCAGTACATACTCCAGATGGAGCACCATGTGGTCTATTACTGCACCTGTCACAATATGCGAAGGCTGTGACGACTCCAAACAAACCCTCATATCTTAACTCAATCAAATCATTTCTAAAATCACAACGACTGCATAATACTGGATCAACAAATAAAGTAAACGGAGGGAACGATAGAATACCATTGGTAGTTGACGGAATACCAGTGGCCTACGTTGATGTGGAAGAAGTGGAGGAGTTTTACGATAAGCTAAGGACGGCAAAAAACCTCGAGAAGTTTGGCATGTGTAAACATTTTGAAACCTGCGCAATGCGAGATAAGTTTGGAGTGTTCTCATCGATATACATCATGACGTTTCCAGGAAGATTGGTGAGGCCAGTAAGGAATATAAAGGATAACCAAATTGAGTTAATAGGCCCAATTACCCAGTTATGGTCTACAATAGCAATAAACGAGTATGAATTGAATAAATCCCACAATAAACTACTAAGTTTACAGTCGAACCCGAGTGCTATGAATAAAGTTCAAGTTCCAAAGGTTGTAAAGAGTCTAAAGGACAATGAACTGGACAACTGCCCAGTTCTTTATGAATACGTGGAGTTGGATATGTGCTGTATATTGAGCCTATCGGCGAGTTTGACTCCATTCAGTAATCATAACCAAAGCCCGAGAAACATGTACCAGTGCCAAATGCTTAAACAGAGCGTTGGAATCCCATTCCACTCCCAGTTCTACAGATCCGAAGTGAAAACGTATGTGCTAACAAGCCTTCAAAGACCACTAGTTGCAACCAAGGAATATGAAAAGATGGGATTTCAAGACTACCCAACAGGAGTGAACTGTGTAGTGGCAATTATAGCACATTCAGGATTTGACATGGAAGATGCAATGATACTCAATAAAGCTTCAGTAGATCGAGGACTCTTTAACTCATTCATATACAAGTCTAAAGTTGTTGACTTAAACTCACAATACTCAAGTAACAAGGAAAGAGGTGGAACGGTCGAATATTTCAATAACATGGATAAAGATAGTAAACTAATAGTCAAGAAACTGGATTTCGACGGGTTGCCGAGACTGGGAGAAAAACTAACTAAAAACAGTCCATTTTACAGAATAGAAGAAAAGGGaaaaaacaatataatGAATGATAGAGTTGTTAAGTATACAGATGAACCAGCGATAGTAGACCAAATCACACTTGTGGGTAAATCCGATCTTACAGTGGGAGACAAAATCAGTTGCCCAGGACTAAAACATGATAGAGCAATAATTAAGCTGAGAGTGTTGAGGTCGCCAATCGTAGGAGATAAGTTTGCGAGCCGACACGGGCAAAAGGGAATCTTGTCAGCAGTTTGGCCCACAGAAGATATGCCTTTTTTAGAAAATGGAATTGTTCCAGACGTCATATTTAATCCACACGGTCTACCATCGAGAATGACTATAG GAAAGCTTATAGAGGGAATGGCCGGGAAAGTTGCCTCAATTTACGGAAAGCCCCAGGACTCAACGTGTTTCCAGACGTATTATTCAGAAAACAATGATAAGGGAAATGAAGAAATGGAAGAGGTGGATGTAGTTGATTATTTCGGGAAGAGCCTAATTTCAGCCGGATATGAATACTATGGAACGGAATCGATGTACTGTGGAACGTTGGGAACTGAGATACAAACACACATTTTCGTGGGTCTGATATACTACCAGAGGCTAAGACATATGGTCTCAGATAAAGCTCAG GTGAGAGCGACTGGACCAGTGGATACGATAACGAAGCAGCCAGTAAAGGGAAGGAAAAACCTTGGAGGTATAAGGTTTGGAGAAATGGAACGAGATGCACTCATAGCACATGGAACAGCAAATTTGCTTCAAGATAGACTTCTTCACTGTTCGGATGCGCATATGGCCTACGTTTGTCCTAAATGTGGATCTATACTGTCACCGTCAATATCGTCCCTGGAGGCAAACACCAAACGCCAAGTCTCAATATGTACAATATGCCAAGTTAACTGTAAATTGGTAACAATACCATACGTCTTAAGGTAA
- a CDS encoding MAC/perforin, putative (Tap349h10.p1c.cand.121 - score = 125.29;~SMART MACPF (SM00457) at aa 215-400, E()=1.11e-01) yields the protein MNFLCFIKFAIIFIAENGKGHLNKLNTSLKEPKIYSLIEKNDGGERGRQKTGVDVLQENDSINFKTTKIVVGLEYLGAGYDIIKANTMGDSEQGEDLGYRAPVIDFAWAQTDVGVTNSLDSLQPVGGWVRPKVSCGESENVTEIESISNLKDVTESDVQVDVKVPNVGTGSLNTQYQELKADSENRKNKLYTNTYYCFTYAAGIPPTLDWNTTEDFNLSVSELPKKIKDYEKCTPEGYKKRIKECKDLVKWMEFFSEFGTHVVVQVHLGEQRINQYILGGKLTRYLSVPSSIIESLSNKGFDVNAVIGAVISGVKTDISVGASKSDESEIKQLKKSSKLKFSVLGGIHPDRQISPSSIRNWKSTVPRYPMPIKIDVETISTFLPRSYYNSFKEALNFYITLNKALPWDIEQKEKRLMTIKSLLVNSKQVVVTNKNDEIPVAKCQNGKRVLFGFIINIYEDLTTSVYSCIQYKKFCTVDEIMEKSTVIIYTLCGNSLGLEFKTKYVNDENGENVK from the exons ATGAATTTTTTatgttttataaaatttgcTATTATCTTTATTGCAGAGAATGGGAAAGGTCacttaaataaattaaatacaaGTTTGAAAGAACCGAAAATCTATTCTttaattgaaaaaaatgatGGTGGCGAAAGGGGGAGACAGAAGACAGGAGTTGATGTTTTACAGGAAAACGActcaattaattttaaaacgACAAAAATCGTCGTAGGATTAG AGTACCTGGGAGCTGGATATGATATAATTAAGGCAAACACCATGGGGGACTCTGAACAAGGAGAAGATTTGGGATACAGAGCCCCCGTCATAGATTTTGCTTGGGCACAAACTGATGTGGGAGTTACGAATAGTCTGGACTCATTACAACCAGTGGGAGGATGGGTAAGGCCTAAAGTGTCGTGTGGAGAGTCTGAAAAT GTGACTGAAATAGAGTCAATaagtaatttaaaagatGTGACGGAAAGCGACGTGCAAGTTGACGTAAAGGTTCCTAACGTTGGAACAGGATCATTGAACACACAATATCAAGAATTAAAAGCTGATTCAGAAAAcagaaaaaataaattgtacACAAACACATACTACTGTTTCACCTATGCGGCAGGAATACCTCCAACACTTGATTG GAATACAACCGaggattttaatttatcagtTTCTGAATTACCaaagaaaattaaagattATGAAAAGTGTACACCAGAGGGATACAAGAAAAGAATAAAAGAATGCAAGGATTTGGTCAAATGGATGGAGTTTTTCTCAGAGTTCGGAACCCATGTTGTTGTTCAAGTTCATTTGGGTGAGCAAAGAATTAaccaatatatattaggAGGAAAGTTAACTCGATACTTGAGTGTTCCATCAAGTATAATTGAATCTCTGTCAAACAAAGGATTTGATGTAAACGCAGTGATTGGAGCTGTCATATCTGGAGTTAAAACAGACATATCGGTTGGAGCTTCAAAGTCAGATGAAAGTGAAATAAAGCAACTTAAAAAATCATCAAAACTGAAATTTAGTGTTTTGGGAGGAATTCACCCAGATAGGCAGATTTCACCATCATCAATAAGAAACTGGAAATCAACAGTTCCTAGATATCCAATGCCTATTAAGATTGATGTGGAGACAATAAGTACATTTTTGCCAAGATCatattataattcattCAAAGAAGCATTGAATTTCTACATAACACTCAACAAAGCTCTTCCTTGGGATATTGAACAAAAGGAAAAAAGGCTTATGACCATAAAATCACTG TTGGTAAATTCGAAACAGGTAGTAGTCACAAAcaaaaatgatgaaataCCTGTGGCGAAATGTCAAAATGGGAAAAGAGTACTTTTTGGATTCattataaacatttatGAAGATTTAACCACCTCTGTGTATTCATGCATACAATACAA aaaattttgcACTGTCGATGAAATTATGGAAAAATCCAcagtaattatatatacactTTGCGGGAACTCACTGGGCCTTGAATTCAAAACTAAATATgtaaatgatgaaaatggtgaaaatgtaaaataa